The DNA region GAGCGCAACGGGCGTGTCGATTTCCAGGACCTCCTGCGTCTCGCTGTTGATGGGATGCAGCGTGGCACCATCGCCCCCTACCGTCTCACGTATCTGCTTGTCGATGAATATCAGGATTGCGATAGTCTGCAAACCTTATGGACTGCTCAACACGCTCAAGGGGGCGCGATCGTCACGATCGTTGGCGACGACGATCAGAGCATATATGGCTTCAGGAACGCATGCGGCTCTAAAGGCATGGAGGCGTTCATCACGCAGTTTGACGCTCAGCCAGTTGTTCTTGGGCAGAACTACCGCTCCCATTCTGAGATTCTGGCCACGGCCGACAAAGTCATCCAGAATAATCGTGACAGAATCCCGAAGACGCTGGTGGCGCACCGAGGCCCTGGAGGCACGGTGGGATTTCAGCGATTCGATGACGAGTACGCGGAAGCCGTTGCTGCGATAGAAGCTCTGACACCGGTATTGCGGCAGGGGAAGACTGCGGCGGTACTCGCGCGAACCAACAGAATTCTCGATCCGGTGGAGGCGGTATGCCGCTCGCACGGCGTCAAGTATTACCGAGCTGCCGGGCGCTCGATACTCGATCGGCCTGAAGCGGCGTTGATGGGAAGCCTGCTCGAATTGATCCAGAAGACGAAGGCAACTGGCCTCGATTCACTACTCGGCTACGCAGGTCTCAGATCCCATGATCTTCAGCTAGTGCACGAGAAGTCTGGGCCGATGCCCCAGTTCGATGATCAACCGAAGAAGAAAGATCTCGTGGCAATCGGCATTTCGGAAGATGCTGCGGACAAGTATCGCGACCTGATAAAGAAGCTCTCTGAGTGGCGCTCGCTGTGCGAGCGCCAGTTCTTCTCTCTCGTCCTCGATGGGGTACGGGAATG from Cupriavidus sp. D39 includes:
- a CDS encoding ATP-dependent helicase, with amino-acid sequence MTSLLDQLNPSQREVVEMRRHCVAVACPGAGKTKTIATKAAMLLAEPHATVGAVTFSKDAAVELRNRILALAGPGAKRRLVAGTFHSLAYKQLGQKSGKRPDITTDGDRLAILSQVLQDNGLEWKVEDAVSVIERLKADLSSPPAGTIEAQLFEAYQNALERNGRVDFQDLLRLAVDGMQRGTIAPYRLTYLLVDEYQDCDSLQTLWTAQHAQGGAIVTIVGDDDQSIYGFRNACGSKGMEAFITQFDAQPVVLGQNYRSHSEILATADKVIQNNRDRIPKTLVAHRGPGGTVGFQRFDDEYAEAVAAIEALTPVLRQGKTAAVLARTNRILDPVEAVCRSHGVKYYRAAGRSILDRPEAALMGSLLELIQKTKATGLDSLLGYAGLRSHDLQLVHEKSGPMPQFDDQPKKKDLVAIGISEDAADKYRDLIKKLSEWRSLCERQFFSLVLDGVRECMLQWAMKDQGKRAINTTYDILSRLNGPFSDRLEFLRRANNEPTPDALVLTTMHASKGREWSAVGVIRAEETVIPDDGST